In the Moraxella osloensis genome, one interval contains:
- the guaA gene encoding glutamine-hydrolyzing GMP synthase codes for MSTSNNSIKQDRILVLDYGSQYSQLIARRVREAGVFCEMYPYDIDAQRIHDFGAKGVILSGGPESVYAENSPKINDAVFDINVPVLGICYGMQAMADRFGGKIEASSHQEFGAAIIEKTAQDSFFNGIEDEPNKLHVWMSHGDKVVELPAGFEVTAITPSCPIAAMANESKHYYGVQFHPEVTHTLQGEALISRFVHQICGCANAWTPDNIIEMRVAQLKEQIGDEQVLLGLSGGVDSSVVAALLHKAIGEQLTCVFVDNGLLRLHEGNQVMQIFAENMGVKVIRVDAEERFLTALAGVSDPEAKRKIIGKTFIDVFADTARELSGEGKGIQFLAQGTIYPDVIESAKSHQGKAHVIKSHHNVGGLPDDLQFKLIEPLRDLFKDEVRKLGVTLGLPEKMIYRHPFPGPGLGVRILGEVKKEYADILRQADAIFMQELEKSGWYDKTAQAFAVFQPVKSVGVVGDGRRYAWVIALRAVETIDFMTARFAHLPYDLIETVSNRIMNEIKEVSRVTYDISSKPPATIEWE; via the coding sequence ATGTCAACATCCAACAACTCAATCAAACAAGACCGTATCTTGGTCTTGGATTATGGCTCACAGTACAGTCAACTGATTGCGCGCCGTGTGCGTGAAGCAGGGGTATTCTGTGAAATGTACCCATACGATATCGACGCACAGCGCATTCATGACTTTGGTGCAAAAGGGGTTATTTTATCGGGCGGTCCAGAGAGCGTGTATGCAGAAAATAGCCCAAAAATTAATGACGCCGTATTTGATATCAATGTGCCTGTACTGGGCATTTGCTATGGTATGCAGGCGATGGCAGATCGGTTTGGTGGTAAAATTGAAGCCAGCAGTCACCAAGAGTTTGGCGCTGCTATCATTGAAAAGACCGCTCAAGATAGCTTTTTTAACGGCATTGAAGATGAGCCCAACAAATTACACGTTTGGATGAGTCATGGCGATAAAGTTGTTGAGTTACCTGCAGGCTTTGAAGTGACTGCGATAACGCCAAGCTGTCCAATTGCTGCGATGGCAAATGAGAGCAAGCATTATTATGGGGTGCAGTTTCATCCAGAAGTGACCCATACGCTGCAAGGTGAGGCATTGATTAGCCGATTTGTGCACCAAATCTGTGGCTGTGCCAATGCGTGGACGCCGGATAACATCATTGAAATGCGTGTGGCGCAGTTAAAAGAACAAATTGGCGATGAGCAAGTGTTGTTGGGACTTTCGGGCGGCGTAGATAGCTCGGTGGTAGCCGCACTGCTTCACAAAGCGATTGGCGAGCAGCTAACTTGTGTGTTTGTTGATAATGGTTTGTTACGGCTCCATGAAGGCAACCAAGTGATGCAAATCTTTGCTGAAAACATGGGCGTTAAAGTCATTCGCGTGGATGCCGAGGAACGTTTTTTGACCGCATTAGCCGGTGTTAGCGATCCAGAAGCCAAACGTAAAATCATTGGCAAAACCTTCATCGATGTGTTTGCAGATACCGCACGTGAACTGTCGGGTGAGGGCAAAGGCATTCAATTCTTGGCACAAGGCACCATTTATCCCGATGTCATCGAATCTGCAAAAAGTCACCAAGGCAAAGCACATGTGATCAAGTCGCACCACAATGTCGGTGGCTTGCCAGACGATTTGCAGTTCAAACTCATTGAACCCTTACGTGATTTGTTTAAAGATGAAGTGCGTAAGCTCGGCGTGACCTTAGGGCTACCTGAAAAAATGATTTATCGTCATCCTTTCCCAGGTCCAGGTCTAGGCGTGCGTATCTTGGGTGAAGTGAAAAAAGAATATGCCGATATTTTGCGGCAAGCTGATGCCATCTTTATGCAAGAGTTGGAAAAATCCGGGTGGTATGATAAAACCGCACAAGCGTTTGCGGTATTCCAACCTGTAAAATCAGTGGGCGTGGTCGGTGATGGTCGCCGCTATGCGTGGGTGATTGCATTACGGGCGGTTGAAACCATCGACTTTATGACAGCACGTTTTGCCCATTTACCGTATGATTTGATTGAAACCGTGTCTAATCGCATCATGAATGAAATCAAAGAAGTCTCACGTGTGACCTACGATATCTCAAGTAAGCCACCAGCGACCATTGAATGGGAATAA
- a CDS encoding disulfide bond formation protein B encodes MRDASLTHSLLSYRGLAGLLTLASIIGMSFAYFYLQGVVKLDPCPLCIFQRVGLIVMGIFAFIAFLLNPKQAWAKILLMFGALLGIFWSIAVAIRHVWIQHLPPDQVPSCGPGLDYWMDTLPIAQVLKEVFKGSGECAVIDWTFLGFSIPELSLGFFSILLIMIILAIRKSNTR; translated from the coding sequence ATGCGTGATGCTTCATTGACCCACAGCTTGTTAAGTTATCGGGGACTGGCAGGACTATTGACGTTAGCCAGCATTATTGGCATGAGTTTCGCCTATTTTTATTTGCAAGGGGTGGTAAAATTAGACCCGTGTCCGCTGTGTATCTTTCAGCGAGTGGGTTTGATTGTGATGGGGATTTTTGCATTTATCGCCTTTTTGCTCAATCCAAAACAAGCTTGGGCAAAGATTTTGTTGATGTTTGGCGCGCTGCTTGGCATTTTTTGGTCAATTGCTGTGGCGATTCGCCATGTCTGGATTCAACACCTGCCACCTGACCAAGTCCCCTCATGTGGTCCTGGGTTGGACTATTGGATGGATACGCTGCCGATTGCTCAAGTGTTGAAAGAAGTATTTAAAGGTTCTGGCGAGTGTGCGGTGATTGACTGGACGTTTTTAGGCTTTAGTATCCCAGAATTATCACTGGGGTTTTTTAGCATTTTATTGATAATGATTATTTTGGCGATCCGTAAAAGCAATACTCGATAA
- the gshA gene encoding glutamate--cysteine ligase: protein MTQAPQTCTSLQLPTWLTAENIHGMLRGIEKEGLRMSSEGYIATTPHPAKLGSKLTHPFITTDYAESLLELITEPKPTVKEALDMLRDLHIVVQNALTDDELFWPMSMPCMISGDEDILLADYGTSNLGRLKTLYRHGLGIRYGRRMQTIAGLHYNLSFGDNLFTAWQQQIGDTQSLTEFKNEKYLGLIRNFKRLSGMVLYLIGASPAVCACFLKGREHPLKPMNASTYYLPNATSLRMGKLGYQNSVQDDLDIRYNSLDEYVAGLRNAIHTPHPNFSALGLDDDNGYPIQINDHILQIENEYYSPIRPKQITQPGENPSDALAKRGIAYVELRAIDLDPYSEIGISLNTACFMEILALYCLLLDSPDLLPDEDALLAQNQEKIVNQGREPNLMIDTLAGQVAFKDWLVQHLLGMRKLSELMDVTYGSNDYRNAWQAMMAKAQNPDNTLSAQVLADTKRFDSSWQFGKSLAQMHANRLRHQGLVPEQMTYFEQLAKDSVREQADIEQNDTQDFYAYVGQFR, encoded by the coding sequence ATGACCCAAGCGCCTCAAACTTGTACTTCTTTGCAGCTACCTACTTGGCTGACCGCTGAAAACATTCATGGCATGCTACGGGGTATCGAAAAAGAAGGCTTACGTATGAGCTCTGAGGGATATATCGCCACTACCCCACACCCGGCAAAGCTTGGCTCAAAACTCACTCACCCTTTTATCACTACTGACTACGCCGAAAGCTTGTTAGAGCTAATTACTGAGCCAAAACCCACGGTGAAAGAAGCGCTTGATATGCTGCGTGATTTGCATATTGTGGTACAAAATGCTTTGACCGATGACGAGCTGTTTTGGCCGATGTCGATGCCTTGTATGATTTCGGGCGATGAAGATATTTTGCTGGCCGACTATGGCACCTCAAACTTAGGTAGATTAAAAACCCTATATCGTCATGGTCTAGGCATTCGCTATGGTCGCCGTATGCAGACCATTGCTGGACTGCATTATAATTTATCATTTGGTGATAATTTATTCACCGCTTGGCAACAGCAGATAGGTGACACCCAGTCATTAACTGAATTTAAAAATGAAAAATACTTGGGTCTGATTCGTAACTTCAAGCGTCTAAGTGGTATGGTGCTGTACTTGATTGGTGCAAGTCCTGCCGTGTGCGCGTGTTTTTTAAAGGGTCGCGAGCATCCGCTAAAGCCAATGAACGCATCAACCTACTATTTACCCAACGCTACCTCCCTGCGTATGGGCAAACTGGGTTACCAAAATAGCGTACAAGATGATTTAGATATCCGCTACAACAGTCTCGATGAATATGTCGCAGGTTTGCGTAATGCCATCCACACGCCCCATCCTAATTTTAGCGCGTTGGGACTCGATGACGACAATGGCTATCCCATTCAAATCAATGACCATATTTTGCAGATTGAAAACGAGTACTACAGCCCGATTCGACCCAAACAAATTACCCAACCTGGCGAAAACCCCAGTGATGCCTTAGCTAAGCGCGGTATCGCTTATGTGGAACTCCGAGCGATTGACTTAGATCCGTACAGCGAAATCGGTATCAGCTTAAATACCGCCTGTTTTATGGAAATTTTGGCGTTGTACTGTCTATTGCTGGATAGTCCTGACTTATTGCCCGATGAAGATGCGCTACTTGCTCAAAACCAAGAAAAAATTGTCAATCAAGGGCGCGAGCCAAACTTAATGATTGATACATTAGCAGGGCAAGTCGCATTTAAAGACTGGCTAGTACAGCATTTGCTAGGTATGCGCAAGCTATCAGAACTCATGGATGTCACCTATGGTAGCAATGATTACCGCAACGCGTGGCAAGCGATGATGGCAAAAGCGCAAAATCCCGACAATACCCTATCAGCGCAAGTATTAGCCGATACCAAACGCTTTGATAGTAGCTGGCAGTTTGGTAAGTCACTGGCGCAAATGCATGCCAATCGTCTAAGACATCAAGGATTGGTCCCTGAGCAAATGACTTACTTTGAGCAGCTTGCCAAAGATTCTGTGCGTGAGCAAGCCGATATCGAGCAGAATGACACACAAGATTTTTATGCGTATGTCGGTCAATTTCGCTAG
- a CDS encoding transposase, with amino-acid sequence MNKDMIELYSDYLIASFGQVTATGLANLLQGSIYHDSITRFLNSETLTAKEQWQLIKPMLRQHENATPNAIGYLIFDDTIQPKPHTSVDDINCWHYDHTQNKNVKGINLLNCLYHRKDIDIPLSFDIITKPNVFTDDKGNVKRKSDKTKNQRLLDMFDRAIKNQVKFDYVLADSWFSAKATFKHIRKANKHFIFALKLNRLVALTPDDREKGNFVRIDESNLPDNTPVHGFLNDYHDEVLLLRRVFTNKDDSTGVLYLVCSDLQCDKDKFINGYQKRWQVEVYHKSLKQNANLGKSPAHSQRARFNHMFLATYAVFKLECLKIKTKLNHFALRTKLLISANQSAFAQLKAISGA; translated from the coding sequence ATGAACAAAGACATGATAGAACTCTACAGCGACTACCTCATCGCAAGTTTTGGGCAAGTCACCGCCACAGGACTTGCCAATCTACTACAAGGGAGCATCTACCATGACAGCATCACCCGCTTTCTAAACAGTGAAACACTCACCGCCAAAGAACAATGGCAACTGATTAAACCCATGCTAAGACAGCATGAAAATGCCACACCCAATGCCATCGGCTATCTCATCTTTGATGACACCATACAGCCCAAACCGCACACAAGCGTCGACGACATCAACTGCTGGCACTACGACCACACCCAAAACAAAAATGTTAAAGGCATTAACCTGCTTAACTGTCTGTATCATCGCAAAGATATCGACATACCCTTAAGCTTTGACATCATCACCAAACCCAATGTCTTTACCGATGACAAAGGCAACGTTAAACGTAAAAGTGATAAAACCAAAAATCAGCGACTGCTTGATATGTTTGATAGGGCAATCAAAAACCAAGTCAAATTCGACTATGTATTAGCCGATTCTTGGTTTTCAGCCAAAGCGACATTCAAACATATTCGTAAAGCTAACAAGCATTTCATCTTTGCGTTAAAGTTAAATCGCTTAGTGGCTTTAACCCCTGATGATAGAGAAAAAGGTAACTTTGTACGTATTGATGAATCTAATCTACCCGATAATACCCCTGTTCACGGCTTTTTAAATGACTATCATGATGAAGTCTTGTTATTACGCCGAGTCTTTACAAACAAGGACGATTCTACAGGGGTGTTATATCTGGTATGCTCAGATTTGCAATGCGACAAGGATAAATTTATCAACGGCTATCAAAAACGATGGCAGGTTGAAGTGTATCATAAGTCGTTAAAGCAAAATGCCAATTTGGGTAAGTCGCCTGCTCATAGCCAAAGGGCTCGGTTTAATCATATGTTTTTAGCCACGTATGCGGTGTTTAAGCTTGAGTGTTTGAAAATCAAAACCAAGTTAAATCATTTCGCTTTGCGTACAAAGTTACTAATTTCTGCTAATCAGTCGGCTTTTGCCCAGCTTAAGGCTATTAGCGGTGCGTAA
- a CDS encoding RNA-guided endonuclease InsQ/TnpB family protein: MKTLKLRIRDKHADQLNRLSGSVNFVWNYVNDLSYKHLQKTGKFFSAYDLNDYTKGSGELLGLHSQTIQAINETHAKSRKQFKKTKLSWRTNNPTSKRKSLGWLPFKQSAIKHIATHQTGKKGLKSTLQLSLAKGQKLIIDLWDSYNLSLYQINTCEIVQDSRNRWYACIIVKDYPKTTCGTGSVGIDLGLKDSATTSSGDKLTIKQTLKYAKDLATAQRAKNKQHVKAIHAKIKNTRQDLIHKFTTQLVKDNALIVVGDVKTTQFNSKKGKLAKSVYDAGWFELKRQLTYKCENAGCRFEIVNERYTTQTCSCCGDMSSSLSGRAGLRIREWTCVKCDTRHDRDINASKNILAVGLDRLGAGIPSL, from the coding sequence ATGAAAACACTCAAGCTACGCATACGAGATAAACACGCAGACCAACTAAACCGCCTAAGCGGTTCGGTCAATTTCGTGTGGAACTACGTGAATGACTTGAGTTACAAGCACCTACAAAAAACTGGAAAATTCTTTAGTGCTTACGACCTCAACGACTACACCAAAGGTAGCGGTGAACTGTTAGGTTTGCATAGTCAGACCATCCAAGCCATCAACGAAACCCACGCCAAAAGCCGTAAACAATTTAAAAAAACTAAGTTATCATGGCGAACCAACAATCCAACATCAAAGCGTAAATCTTTAGGTTGGCTACCCTTTAAACAATCTGCCATTAAACATATTGCCACTCACCAAACAGGCAAAAAGGGCTTAAAATCAACCCTGCAACTAAGTCTAGCCAAAGGGCAGAAACTCATCATCGACCTATGGGACAGCTACAACCTATCGCTTTACCAAATCAACACCTGCGAGATTGTGCAAGACAGCCGTAACCGTTGGTATGCGTGTATCATCGTTAAAGACTACCCTAAAACCACTTGTGGAACTGGTAGTGTAGGCATAGATTTAGGTTTAAAAGACAGTGCCACTACCTCAAGCGGTGACAAACTCACCATTAAGCAAACGTTAAAATATGCCAAAGATTTAGCCACCGCCCAACGTGCCAAAAACAAACAGCATGTAAAGGCAATCCATGCCAAAATCAAAAACACACGCCAAGACCTGATACATAAATTCACCACCCAATTAGTCAAGGACAATGCCCTAATCGTGGTTGGTGACGTTAAAACCACCCAGTTTAACAGTAAAAAAGGCAAACTAGCCAAGTCGGTTTACGATGCAGGTTGGTTTGAACTCAAAAGGCAACTGACCTATAAATGCGAGAACGCAGGTTGCCGTTTTGAAATCGTGAATGAACGATACACTACCCAAACTTGCTCGTGCTGTGGCGATATGTCCAGTAGCTTGAGCGGTAGAGCAGGTTTGCGAATAAGAGAATGGACTTGTGTAAAGTGTGACACACGGCATGATAGAGATATTAATGCCAGTAAGAACATTCTTGCGGTCGGGCTTGACCGTCTGGGAGCAGGAATCCCCTCACTTTAG
- the tnpA gene encoding IS200/IS605 family transposase, whose product MSNDLRRGRHVVYNLHVHLVFVAKYRRKVFTKEILDDMQAIFEEVCTKFEAQLVEFDGESDHVHLLVVYPPKVAVSSLVNSLKGVSSRLLRKKEYPSIKEQLWGDALWSPSYFAGSCGGAPIEIIRQYIEQQNTPH is encoded by the coding sequence ATGTCAAATGATTTAAGACGTGGTAGGCACGTTGTTTACAATCTTCATGTACATTTGGTCTTTGTGGCTAAATACCGCAGAAAAGTATTCACTAAAGAGATTTTAGACGATATGCAAGCCATCTTTGAGGAAGTTTGTACGAAGTTTGAGGCACAATTAGTTGAGTTTGATGGTGAGAGCGACCATGTGCATTTACTGGTAGTCTATCCGCCTAAAGTGGCTGTTTCTAGTTTGGTGAATAGTCTAAAAGGCGTTTCTAGTCGGTTATTGCGTAAAAAAGAATATCCGTCTATCAAAGAACAGTTATGGGGCGATGCGTTGTGGTCGCCTAGCTATTTTGCAGGTAGTTGTGGTGGTGCTCCAATTGAGATTATCCGCCAGTACATTGAACAGCAAAATACACCGCACTAA
- the erpA gene encoding iron-sulfur cluster insertion protein ErpA, producing the protein MVDGMTLTDNAAKKVRNLRDSEGNNDLMLRVYVTGGGCSGFSYGFNFEENLADDDATFSNADVALVVDSLSYQYLHGSTIDYVEGLEGSRFTVNNPNATTTCGCGSSFSI; encoded by the coding sequence ATGGTTGATGGCATGACCTTGACCGATAATGCTGCCAAAAAAGTGCGTAACCTACGTGATTCAGAAGGCAATAACGACTTGATGCTACGCGTATATGTGACGGGTGGTGGCTGCTCGGGTTTTTCGTATGGTTTTAATTTTGAAGAAAACTTGGCCGATGATGATGCTACCTTTAGCAACGCTGATGTAGCATTGGTGGTTGATAGTTTGAGCTACCAATATCTACATGGCTCCACCATTGATTATGTGGAAGGATTAGAAGGCTCGCGTTTTACCGTCAATAATCCAAACGCCACCACGACTTGTGGTTGTGGTTCGTCATTTTCTATCTAG
- a CDS encoding ATP-binding cassette domain-containing protein, translating into MIELKDASIRRDGRVLFKDVNLQIHPGWKIGLTGNNGTGKSSFFATLLTQKGEGELALDTGSLSVPNSWQIGHMAQEIESTDQSAIDFVLSGDKEYFELQDKINHPNSLSEDELAHVHARFDDIHGYSTPAKASQIMTGLGFNVAQESQPVSSFSGGWRMRLNLAKTLMSRADLLLLDEPTNHLDLDAILWLEEWLKAYDGTLLMISHDQAFLDNVVSNILHIENQQMTLYTGNYSTFVRTRSERLAQQQQQFEKQQETRAHLEDFIRRFKAKASKAKQAQARVKQLERMTELAPIMADNPFQFRFKSPVQLTSPLLVLDNASIGYNGVALIENIRLQITPDSRIGLLGMNGAGKSTVIKGLVGELPILAGTRKAADSLVLGYFNQHQMDSLDGEASPMLMLQRLAGKTSDADLRAFLGGFDFRGERIDTKSKLFSGGERARLTLALIVWQRPNVLVLDEPTNHLDLEMRQALSMALQEFEGAVILVSHDREMIANVCDELYLVHDGQCNIFDNDIAYYSQWLSQTRKQQAKQASDNKKLEDKKLTDHKTDVSRETSSVPNGLSKEEQRKKSAEQRKLTAPIRKKIENEEKQLEKFMAQLGDIEEKLGDAGLYDDSRKADLLTLLDKQTALKSDIEAVEEQVMTLMMTLEEMENNFN; encoded by the coding sequence ATGATAGAACTAAAAGATGCCAGTATTCGCCGTGATGGGCGGGTATTATTTAAAGATGTTAATTTGCAAATCCATCCAGGTTGGAAAATCGGGTTAACAGGCAACAATGGCACAGGTAAATCCAGTTTTTTTGCGACGCTATTGACCCAAAAAGGCGAAGGCGAATTGGCACTCGACACAGGCAGTCTATCGGTTCCAAACAGTTGGCAAATCGGTCATATGGCGCAAGAGATTGAAAGCACTGACCAATCGGCGATAGATTTTGTGTTGAGTGGCGACAAAGAATACTTTGAGCTGCAAGATAAGATTAACCATCCAAATAGCTTGTCAGAAGATGAGCTTGCCCATGTGCACGCGCGCTTTGATGATATCCATGGTTATAGTACCCCTGCAAAAGCCTCCCAAATCATGACAGGACTTGGGTTTAATGTTGCTCAAGAAAGCCAACCTGTGAGTAGTTTTTCAGGGGGCTGGCGTATGCGCCTAAACCTTGCCAAAACCTTAATGAGCCGTGCGGATTTATTGTTGCTTGATGAGCCGACCAATCACTTGGATTTGGATGCCATTTTGTGGCTTGAAGAATGGCTCAAAGCCTATGACGGCACGTTACTCATGATTTCGCATGACCAAGCGTTTTTGGATAATGTAGTGAGCAATATCTTGCACATTGAAAACCAACAAATGACCCTTTATACAGGCAATTACAGCACCTTTGTGCGTACCCGTAGTGAACGCCTAGCCCAGCAGCAGCAGCAGTTTGAAAAACAGCAAGAAACCCGTGCCCACCTTGAAGATTTTATCCGCCGTTTTAAAGCTAAAGCCTCCAAAGCCAAACAAGCGCAAGCCCGTGTCAAACAGCTGGAACGGATGACCGAGCTAGCGCCTATCATGGCGGACAATCCGTTTCAGTTTCGTTTCAAATCCCCTGTGCAATTAACATCGCCTTTATTGGTGCTAGACAATGCCAGTATTGGCTACAACGGTGTCGCACTCATCGAGAACATTCGCCTACAAATTACCCCTGACAGCCGCATCGGGCTGCTAGGGATGAATGGCGCAGGCAAGTCAACGGTCATTAAAGGCTTGGTGGGTGAGTTGCCTATCTTGGCTGGGACGCGTAAAGCCGCAGATAGTTTGGTACTAGGGTATTTTAACCAACACCAAATGGATAGCCTCGATGGCGAAGCGTCACCCATGTTGATGCTGCAGCGTCTGGCAGGCAAAACCTCAGACGCTGATTTACGCGCGTTTTTAGGTGGTTTTGACTTTCGCGGTGAGCGCATTGATACCAAAAGCAAGTTATTCTCTGGCGGCGAGCGGGCAAGACTCACGCTTGCACTCATCGTATGGCAGCGTCCCAATGTTTTGGTATTAGACGAGCCGACCAATCACCTAGATTTGGAGATGCGGCAAGCATTGAGCATGGCTTTGCAAGAATTTGAAGGGGCGGTCATTCTGGTGTCACATGACCGAGAAATGATAGCCAATGTTTGCGATGAGCTATATTTGGTGCATGACGGGCAATGTAACATCTTTGACAATGACATCGCTTATTATAGTCAGTGGTTATCACAGACCCGTAAACAGCAAGCCAAACAAGCGAGCGACAATAAAAAGCTCGAAGACAAAAAATTAACCGACCATAAAACAGATGTTTCACGTGAAACATCTAGCGTGCCCAATGGGTTATCCAAAGAAGAACAACGGAAAAAATCCGCTGAACAGCGTAAACTCACCGCGCCCATCCGTAAAAAAATCGAAAACGAGGAAAAACAACTAGAAAAATTCATGGCGCAGCTAGGTGATATCGAAGAAAAGCTGGGTGATGCAGGTCTGTATGATGATAGCCGAAAAGCGGATTTGTTAACGTTGCTCGATAAGCAGACGGCATTAAAAAGTGACATTGAAGCAGTCGAAGAGCAGGTGATGACTTTGATGATGACACTTGAAGAGATGGAAAATAATTTTAACTAG
- a CDS encoding glutathione peroxidase, with protein MAFSDMIGKQVPSVTFHTQQQGKWVDVTTDELFKGKKVVLFALPGAFTPTCSSLHLPRYNELATEFAKLGVDDIVCVSVNDTFVMNAWAKDQDCSNVTVMPDGNGEFAEAMGRLIDDSAIGFGKRSWRYSMLVDDGKIVKIFDEPQDSGSDDPFEVSDADTMIKYIDPNWQDKPSVSIFTKPGCPHCAKAKETLTQKGFEFEEIVLGKDASITSVRAITGRETTPQVFIGGKHIGGNDDLQKYFADAK; from the coding sequence ATGGCGTTTAGCGATATGATTGGCAAACAAGTGCCAAGTGTGACTTTTCATACCCAACAGCAAGGCAAATGGGTGGATGTTACCACGGATGAATTATTTAAAGGCAAAAAAGTAGTATTATTCGCCTTACCCGGGGCATTTACGCCAACGTGTTCATCACTGCATTTACCGCGCTACAATGAATTGGCAACTGAATTTGCCAAACTAGGCGTTGATGACATCGTGTGTGTCTCAGTCAACGATACCTTTGTTATGAATGCTTGGGCCAAAGACCAAGACTGTAGCAATGTGACCGTGATGCCAGATGGTAACGGTGAGTTTGCTGAAGCGATGGGACGCTTAATTGATGACTCAGCAATTGGGTTTGGCAAACGTTCATGGCGTTATTCGATGCTGGTCGATGATGGCAAAATCGTTAAAATCTTTGACGAACCCCAAGACAGCGGCAGTGATGACCCATTCGAAGTATCAGATGCCGATACCATGATTAAATACATTGACCCAAATTGGCAAGACAAACCCTCTGTCTCAATTTTTACCAAGCCTGGTTGCCCACATTGTGCCAAAGCCAAAGAAACGTTAACTCAAAAGGGCTTTGAGTTTGAAGAAATTGTACTTGGTAAAGATGCGAGTATTACCTCAGTGCGAGCCATTACTGGTCGTGAAACTACCCCACAGGTGTTTATCGGTGGCAAACACATCGGTGGTAATGATGACTTACAAAAATATTTTGCTGATGCAAAATAA
- a CDS encoding YajQ family cyclic di-GMP-binding protein produces the protein MPSFDVVSELQLFEVKHAVQNTEKEIATRFDFKGSDIKVELNEKDKKITITADNELQMENVYAMLEKNMIKRGVDLQSLDPQDNQGSGKQMKKVVNLKDGLDGDTAKKISKALKESDLKVSAAIQGDKVRVNDKKKDTLQQAMAFLKEKQFGVPLQFNNFKD, from the coding sequence ATGCCATCATTTGACGTGGTTTCAGAATTACAGTTATTTGAAGTTAAACATGCCGTGCAAAATACCGAGAAAGAAATCGCCACCCGTTTTGACTTTAAAGGCAGTGATATTAAAGTAGAACTCAATGAGAAAGACAAAAAAATCACCATCACCGCAGACAATGAGTTGCAGATGGAAAACGTGTATGCCATGCTTGAGAAAAACATGATAAAACGTGGGGTAGATTTGCAGTCACTCGACCCACAGGATAATCAAGGCTCGGGCAAACAAATGAAAAAGGTGGTCAATCTCAAAGATGGACTTGATGGCGATACCGCCAAAAAAATCAGCAAGGCATTAAAAGAGTCGGATTTGAAAGTATCGGCGGCGATTCAAGGCGATAAAGTACGAGTCAATGATAAGAAAAAAGACACGCTACAGCAAGCGATGGCGTTTTTGAAAGAAAAACAATTTGGTGTGCCACTGCAATTTAATAATTTTAAAGACTAA
- the hisB gene encoding imidazoleglycerol-phosphate dehydratase HisB: MTTRPSRIATVTRNTAETQITVSINLDGTGQGNIDTGVPFLDHMLDQIKRHGLIDMNITCNGDTHIDDHHSVEDVGITLGQAFKQAIGDKKGIVRYGHFYAPLDESLSRAVVDISGRPGLHMDIPFTRAMIGAFDVDLFSEFFYGFVNHAMITVHLDNLKGKNSHHQIESTFKAFARALRMAVEYDERALDRLPSTKESL; encoded by the coding sequence ATGACCACTCGCCCATCGCGTATCGCCACTGTCACACGAAATACCGCCGAAACCCAAATTACCGTGTCTATCAACCTTGACGGTACCGGTCAAGGCAACATTGACACGGGCGTGCCATTTCTTGACCACATGCTTGACCAAATCAAACGGCATGGCTTAATTGACATGAATATCACCTGTAACGGCGACACCCACATTGACGACCATCATAGCGTGGAAGATGTCGGTATTACGCTAGGTCAAGCCTTTAAACAAGCAATTGGCGATAAAAAAGGCATCGTGCGTTATGGACATTTTTATGCCCCACTTGATGAAAGCCTCTCCCGTGCGGTAGTAGATATTTCAGGTCGCCCTGGACTGCACATGGATATCCCGTTTACCCGTGCGATGATTGGTGCGTTTGATGTGGATTTGTTTAGTGAATTTTTCTATGGCTTTGTCAATCATGCGATGATTACCGTGCATTTGGATAACTTGAAAGGCAAAAACAGCCATCACCAAATTGAAAGTACCTTTAAAGCCTTTGCTCGTGCGCTGCGCATGGCGGTGGAATATGATGAACGCGCACTCGATAGATTGCCATCTACCAAAGAAAGCCTTTAA